A section of the Rhizobium sp. SSA_523 genome encodes:
- a CDS encoding acyl carrier protein encodes MNDTIRDILSKVGGLPTPVADLDNAADLYSAGLSSFASVQVMLAIEEKFDIEFPDNLLNRKSFSSIAAIEGTLQQILKAQEAA; translated from the coding sequence ATGAACGACACAATCCGTGACATTCTGAGCAAGGTGGGCGGGCTGCCTACACCGGTCGCCGATCTGGACAATGCAGCAGACCTTTACAGTGCCGGCTTGTCATCCTTCGCATCGGTGCAGGTCATGCTGGCCATCGAGGAGAAATTCGACATCGAGTTTCCGGACAATCTGCTCAACCGCAAGTCCTTCTCGAGCATCGCCGCCATCGAGGGGACCCTTCAGCAGATCCTCAAGGCACAAGAGGCCGCCTGA
- the efp gene encoding elongation factor P: MVKIIASSVRKGNVLDVDGKLYVVLTAQNFHPGKGTPVTQVDMRRIVDGVKVSERWRTTEQVERAFVEDVNFQFLYEDGEGFHFMNPESYDQVVVSEETMGDQKAYLQEGMTCILSIHEGLPLALQLPRHVTLEIVETEPVVKGQTASSSYKPAMLSNGLRTLVPPHIDAGTRVVIATEDNSYVERAKD; the protein is encoded by the coding sequence ATGGTCAAGATTATCGCCTCCTCCGTCCGCAAGGGCAATGTTCTCGATGTCGACGGCAAGCTCTATGTCGTCCTGACGGCGCAAAACTTCCATCCGGGCAAGGGCACGCCGGTCACGCAGGTCGATATGCGCCGCATCGTCGACGGCGTGAAAGTCTCGGAGCGCTGGCGCACCACGGAACAGGTCGAGCGCGCCTTCGTCGAGGATGTGAACTTCCAGTTCCTCTATGAGGATGGCGAAGGCTTCCACTTCATGAACCCGGAATCCTATGATCAGGTCGTCGTCTCGGAAGAGACCATGGGTGACCAGAAGGCCTATCTCCAGGAAGGCATGACCTGCATCCTCTCCATCCATGAAGGCCTGCCGCTTGCCCTTCAGCTGCCCCGCCATGTGACGCTGGAAATCGTCGAGACCGAGCCGGTCGTAAAGGGCCAGACGGCCTCGTCGTCCTACAAGCCGGCCATGCTGTCGAACGGTCTGCGCACCCTGGTCCCGCCGCATATCGATGCCGGCACCCGCGTCGTGATTGCCACCGAAGACAATTCCTACGTCGAACGCGCCAAGGACTGA
- a CDS encoding efflux RND transporter periplasmic adaptor subunit yields the protein MKQHRLVVSLLLSLALVGCSDQGNSSGAAGPGAGGAASQERPPTKVAVSTMTSAEQPLTRILPGRAVAFREAEVRPRVNGIIEEITFKEGSEVKAGDILYRIDDETYRAALEEARATLAKAQASVPSAQANFSRYERLVNSGATQIEYENARVALLQAQADVAQAKAALQTAEISLGYTEIRAPFDGVTTISNVSIGNIVTANQTTALTTLRQIDPIYVDLNDSSSNLLELRAAIAEGRLKGNATEADIRLALEDGTEYPKTGKLDMAEMAVSLTTGTYQIRAVFDNPDNLILPGMYVRATVIVGYENGYLIPQRAATRNANGTLTAMFVGEGNKVEPRTFDKSQISGNDWLVTTNIKDGDRLIIDGLQKIAPGAPVDPVPSTINEQGIVVETPAEPAKSEAKP from the coding sequence ATGAAACAGCACCGACTTGTCGTTTCTCTCCTGCTGTCGCTCGCCCTTGTCGGCTGCAGCGACCAAGGCAATTCCAGCGGCGCGGCCGGCCCAGGCGCCGGCGGTGCAGCATCCCAGGAGCGCCCGCCGACCAAGGTCGCGGTTTCGACCATGACATCCGCCGAGCAGCCGCTGACGCGCATTCTGCCCGGCCGCGCCGTGGCCTTTCGCGAGGCCGAGGTCCGCCCGCGGGTGAACGGCATCATCGAGGAGATCACCTTCAAGGAGGGCAGCGAGGTCAAGGCGGGCGACATTCTCTACCGGATCGACGATGAGACCTATCGCGCCGCGCTGGAAGAGGCCAGGGCGACGCTGGCCAAGGCGCAGGCCAGCGTGCCGAGCGCTCAGGCGAATTTCAGCCGCTACGAGCGCCTGGTCAACAGCGGCGCGACCCAGATCGAGTATGAAAATGCACGCGTGGCCCTGCTGCAGGCCCAGGCCGATGTAGCCCAGGCCAAGGCCGCCCTGCAGACGGCGGAAATCAGCCTCGGCTATACCGAGATCCGCGCTCCCTTCGATGGCGTCACGACAATCTCCAATGTCAGCATCGGCAATATCGTCACGGCCAACCAGACGACAGCGCTGACCACCCTGCGGCAGATCGATCCGATCTATGTCGACCTGAATGATTCCAGCTCGAACCTGCTCGAGCTTCGCGCGGCAATTGCCGAAGGACGCCTGAAGGGCAATGCGACGGAAGCCGATATCCGCTTGGCGCTGGAGGACGGCACCGAATATCCGAAGACAGGCAAGCTGGACATGGCCGAAATGGCCGTCAGCCTGACCACCGGCACCTATCAGATCCGCGCCGTCTTCGACAATCCGGACAACCTGATCCTGCCCGGCATGTATGTGCGGGCAACGGTGATCGTCGGCTATGAAAACGGCTATCTCATTCCCCAGCGGGCCGCCACGCGCAATGCCAACGGCACGCTGACCGCCATGTTCGTCGGCGAGGGCAACAAGGTCGAGCCGCGCACCTTCGACAAGAGCCAGATCTCCGGCAATGACTGGCTTGTCACCACCAATATCAAGGACGGCGACCGGCTGATCATCGACGGACTGCAGAAGATCGCCCCCGGCGCGCCGGTCGATCCCGTACCGTCGACCATCAATGAACAAGGCATCGTTGTCGAAACCCCCGCCGAACCCGCCAAATCCGAGGCGAAACCGTGA
- a CDS encoding efflux RND transporter permease subunit, with protein MARYFIHRPIFAWVIAIIIMLGGGLAITTLSIAQYPEIAPTTVRIAATYNGASAETVEKSVTTIIEDAMTGLDDLTYMTSSSSTGSASVTLTFGNSIDPDIAQVQVQNKLQLVQSQLPDVVQTAGITVTRSTSSILLVGALVSTDAKRSPVELGDIFSTQIEDQIKRLEGVGSIQVFGTGYAMRIWLDPYKLNKFQLTPTDITTAIQAQNTQVSAGSLGALPAVEGQQINVTVTAQSQLQTVGEFKSIILKTETGGATVRLSDVARIEIGQESYTTNTRSNRNPATGFAVNLATGANALDTADRVKTALNSIAPSLPENVVITYPYDTTPFVELSIEKVVHTLFEAIILVFVVLLIFLQNLRATFIPMIAVPVVLLGTFGVLALTGYSINTLTMFAMVLAIGLLVDDAIVVVENVERIMTEEGLPPKEATEKSMGEITGAIVGIALVLTAVFIPMAFFGGSTGIIYRQFSITIVSAMLLSALVAIVLTPALCATMLKPINHHGERRGIAGWFNRNFDRTTNGYVGTIGYLLKRPLRVMLMFVLIIGGCGWMFLRLPSAFLPQEDQGVLMTIIQLPNGATATRTEEVIKKIETYYMEQEKDAILDVFAVSGFSFTGSGQNYGLVFAKLKDFDQRTDPKLAASAVVGRAMGYFMTIRDAMVFPLQPPAIPGLGTSSGFSMYLVDSGKNGTDALTRASGQLIQTGNGNPNVSSLRSNNPPAETQLKLLLDQEKMGAMGLDIASVNAMLSVIFAGRDVNDFTLNGELKPVYVQGDAPYRMQADAINNWYARNSTGEMVPFSSFLKTQWVAGAPTLSRFNGVSAISLDGAAGAGVSSGTAMNTMEQLTSELPGGYTVAWQGISYQERLSGSQAPLLYALSILVVFLCLAALYESWSIPFSVIMAVPIGVLGALAAALLFGQTNDVYFKVGLLTTIGLAAKNAILIVEFAKDRQAAGSSLLDATLEAARLRLRPIIMTSLAFILGVVPLAIATGAGSAAQNSIGIGVLGGMLSATVLGIFFVPSFFVVVRRLTRGKKTAENESVVRP; from the coding sequence ATGGCACGATATTTCATTCATCGACCCATTTTCGCATGGGTCATCGCCATTATCATCATGCTGGGCGGCGGATTGGCGATCACGACCCTGTCGATTGCCCAATATCCGGAAATCGCGCCGACCACGGTGCGCATCGCCGCGACCTACAACGGCGCCAGCGCCGAAACAGTCGAAAAATCGGTGACCACCATCATCGAGGATGCGATGACGGGTCTCGATGACCTGACCTATATGACATCCTCCTCCAGTACGGGATCGGCCTCGGTCACGCTGACCTTCGGCAATTCCATCGATCCCGACATTGCCCAGGTTCAGGTGCAGAACAAGCTGCAGCTTGTGCAGTCACAATTGCCGGACGTCGTGCAGACGGCCGGCATCACCGTGACCCGCTCCACCTCCAGCATCCTCCTGGTCGGCGCGCTCGTCTCCACCGATGCCAAACGCTCGCCGGTCGAGCTGGGCGACATCTTCTCGACCCAGATCGAAGACCAGATCAAGCGGCTGGAAGGCGTCGGCAGCATTCAGGTCTTCGGCACCGGTTATGCCATGCGGATCTGGCTCGACCCTTACAAGCTGAACAAGTTCCAGCTGACGCCAACCGACATCACCACCGCCATCCAGGCGCAGAACACCCAGGTCTCCGCCGGTTCCCTCGGCGCCCTGCCCGCCGTGGAAGGCCAGCAGATCAATGTCACCGTCACGGCACAAAGCCAGTTGCAGACGGTGGGCGAGTTCAAGTCGATCATCCTGAAGACCGAGACGGGCGGCGCCACCGTGCGGCTGAGCGATGTGGCGCGCATCGAGATCGGGCAGGAAAGCTACACGACCAACACCCGATCCAATCGCAACCCCGCCACCGGCTTTGCCGTCAATCTTGCGACCGGCGCCAATGCTCTGGACACTGCCGACCGCGTCAAGACGGCCCTGAACTCGATCGCTCCGTCCTTGCCGGAAAATGTCGTGATCACCTATCCCTACGATACGACGCCCTTTGTCGAGCTGTCGATCGAGAAGGTGGTCCACACCCTGTTCGAGGCGATCATCCTCGTTTTCGTGGTCCTGCTGATCTTCCTGCAGAATCTGCGCGCCACCTTCATTCCGATGATCGCCGTCCCCGTGGTGCTGCTCGGAACCTTCGGCGTCCTGGCCTTGACGGGATATTCCATCAATACACTGACCATGTTTGCCATGGTCCTTGCGATCGGCCTCCTCGTGGACGACGCCATCGTGGTGGTGGAAAATGTCGAGCGCATCATGACCGAGGAGGGTCTGCCCCCGAAGGAGGCGACGGAGAAATCCATGGGCGAAATCACCGGCGCCATCGTCGGCATCGCGCTCGTCCTTACCGCCGTCTTCATTCCGATGGCCTTTTTCGGCGGCTCCACCGGCATCATCTATCGCCAGTTCTCGATCACCATCGTCTCCGCCATGCTGCTTTCGGCCCTGGTGGCGATCGTCCTGACGCCGGCGCTCTGCGCCACAATGCTGAAACCGATCAACCATCACGGCGAAAGGCGCGGGATTGCCGGCTGGTTCAACCGCAATTTCGACCGCACGACGAACGGCTATGTCGGGACGATCGGCTACCTGCTCAAGCGCCCCTTGCGGGTGATGCTGATGTTCGTGCTGATCATCGGCGGGTGCGGATGGATGTTCCTGCGGCTTCCCAGCGCCTTCCTGCCGCAAGAAGACCAGGGCGTCCTGATGACCATCATCCAGCTGCCGAACGGCGCTACGGCGACCCGGACGGAAGAGGTGATCAAGAAGATCGAGACCTATTATATGGAGCAGGAGAAGGACGCGATCCTGGATGTCTTTGCGGTATCGGGCTTTTCCTTCACCGGTTCGGGCCAGAATTACGGCCTCGTCTTTGCCAAGCTGAAGGATTTCGATCAACGGACCGACCCGAAGCTTGCGGCCTCGGCTGTCGTCGGGCGCGCCATGGGCTACTTCATGACGATTCGCGACGCCATGGTCTTCCCGCTGCAGCCGCCGGCCATTCCAGGCCTCGGCACATCGAGCGGTTTCTCCATGTATCTGGTCGATAGCGGCAAGAACGGCACCGATGCCTTGACCCGCGCCTCCGGGCAGCTGATCCAGACCGGCAACGGCAATCCGAATGTCAGCTCCCTGCGCTCCAACAACCCGCCCGCCGAAACGCAGCTGAAGCTCTTGCTCGACCAGGAAAAGATGGGCGCCATGGGCCTCGATATCGCCAGCGTCAATGCGATGCTGTCGGTCATCTTCGCCGGGCGGGACGTGAACGACTTCACCCTGAATGGCGAACTGAAGCCGGTCTATGTTCAAGGCGATGCGCCTTACCGCATGCAGGCCGATGCCATCAACAACTGGTATGCCCGCAACAGCACGGGCGAGATGGTGCCCTTCTCCTCCTTCCTGAAAACCCAATGGGTCGCTGGTGCTCCAACCCTCAGCCGGTTCAACGGCGTCAGCGCGATCTCCCTGGACGGCGCTGCGGGGGCCGGCGTCAGTTCCGGCACGGCCATGAACACCATGGAGCAGCTGACATCGGAACTGCCGGGCGGCTATACGGTGGCCTGGCAGGGGATCTCCTATCAGGAGCGGTTATCCGGCTCGCAGGCACCGCTTCTCTATGCCCTGTCGATCCTCGTGGTCTTCCTGTGCCTGGCGGCCCTTTACGAGAGCTGGTCCATCCCCTTCTCCGTCATCATGGCGGTTCCCATCGGCGTGCTGGGCGCCCTGGCGGCAGCGCTTCTCTTCGGACAGACCAATGACGTCTACTTCAAGGTGGGCCTTCTCACCACGATCGGACTGGCGGCGAAGAATGCGATCCTGATCGTCGAATTCGCCAAGGACAGGCAGGCGGCCGGAAGCTCGCTTCTGGATGCAACGCTTGAGGCCGCACGCCTTCGCCTGCGCCCGATCATCATGACCTCCTTGGCCTTCATCCTGGGCGTTGTGCCGCTGGCAATTGCAACGGGCGCTGGTTCCGCTGCCCAGAACTCGATCGGTATCGGGGTGCTCGGGGGTATGCTTTCTGCAACAGTCCTCGGAATTTTCTTCGTCCCCTCGTTTTTTGTGGTGGTACGGAGATTAACAAGGGGTAAAAAAACCGCAGAAAACGAATCTGTTGTCCGCCCATGA
- a CDS encoding efflux transporter outer membrane subunit: protein MTSIRAAAPLVMLLLSGCVLGPDHKAPEIALPVKYAEGSTSSNGDVSQKAWWQAFNDRRLDRLMATGLDQNLSVLQALERINQAEANVVSAGANALPSLTLSSQGVRTGAEGFGRTPDTPTKTQAAAAFDVSWFLDLFGRYRRSKESALASLDAAYANVDTARLSLLSSVAGAYIDVRYFQERIAIAQSNLKSRRETLQLTRLQLEAGAASRLDVVQAEGLVNSTIADIPGLETNFRRAAHRIATLLGQPASSLLADLQRGAGQPVARLNAKTGVPADLIRNRPDIRGAERALAAAVAQIGVAEAQLYPSISLGGSITPSFTQVAGRSGSIARQLTWSFGPTLNLPIFDGGQLRANLSNTESQARESYLNWKQTVLNAVEEVENALAAVMRDGRTVAALRDTVRSYNEALDLATASYRDGASSLLDVLDAQRQVSAAQASLAQAIQQQAQDYVSLNVAIGGGYAWGKGPTLVAAAAKSGAAR, encoded by the coding sequence ATGACTTCCATACGCGCAGCAGCTCCCCTTGTAATGCTCTTGCTGTCTGGCTGTGTGCTCGGACCGGATCACAAGGCTCCGGAAATTGCATTGCCGGTGAAATACGCCGAAGGCAGCACCAGCAGTAACGGGGACGTCTCGCAGAAGGCCTGGTGGCAGGCATTCAACGACCGCCGCCTGGACAGGCTGATGGCGACCGGGCTGGATCAGAACCTGAGCGTTCTGCAGGCTCTGGAGCGAATCAACCAGGCAGAGGCCAATGTCGTCTCGGCCGGCGCCAACGCGCTCCCGAGCCTCACCCTGTCGTCGCAAGGCGTTCGCACCGGCGCCGAAGGCTTCGGCAGGACGCCGGACACGCCGACGAAGACGCAGGCCGCGGCCGCCTTCGACGTCTCGTGGTTCCTCGATCTCTTCGGCCGCTACAGACGTTCCAAGGAATCGGCATTGGCCTCGCTGGACGCGGCCTATGCCAATGTCGACACCGCGCGCCTCTCGCTTCTGTCTTCCGTCGCGGGTGCCTATATTGATGTTCGCTATTTCCAGGAACGCATCGCAATCGCGCAGTCGAACCTGAAGTCGCGGCGGGAGACCCTGCAATTGACCCGCCTTCAGCTTGAAGCGGGCGCCGCCTCGCGCCTGGATGTTGTCCAGGCCGAAGGTCTCGTCAATTCGACCATTGCGGACATTCCGGGCCTCGAAACCAACTTCCGGCGGGCCGCCCACCGTATCGCGACGCTTCTCGGACAGCCCGCCTCCTCGCTGCTGGCCGACCTGCAGAGAGGCGCCGGGCAACCGGTGGCGCGCCTGAATGCCAAGACGGGCGTTCCTGCCGATCTCATTCGCAACCGTCCCGATATTCGCGGCGCAGAACGCGCCCTGGCGGCCGCTGTCGCCCAGATTGGCGTGGCCGAGGCGCAGCTTTACCCATCGATCAGCCTCGGCGGATCGATTACGCCCTCCTTCACCCAGGTGGCCGGCCGCTCGGGCTCCATCGCGCGTCAGCTGACCTGGTCCTTCGGCCCGACGCTGAACCTGCCGATCTTCGATGGCGGTCAGCTGCGCGCCAATTTGAGCAATACCGAATCGCAGGCCCGCGAATCCTACCTGAACTGGAAGCAGACCGTTCTGAACGCGGTTGAGGAAGTGGAAAATGCGCTGGCGGCAGTCATGCGCGATGGCCGTACCGTTGCTGCGCTTCGCGACACCGTTCGCTCCTATAACGAGGCGCTCGATCTTGCGACCGCCAGCTACCGCGACGGCGCTTCCTCGCTGCTCGACGTGCTGGATGCTCAGCGCCAGGTATCCGCGGCCCAGGCCAGCCTTGCTCAGGCCATCCAGCAGCAGGCGCAGGATTACGTTTCGCTCAACGTCGCGATCGGTGGCGGCTATGCCTGGGGCAAGGGCCCGACGCTGGTCGCCGCAGCCGCAAAGTCGGGCGCAGCACGCTGA
- the epmA gene encoding EF-P lysine aminoacylase EpmA produces the protein MKPDPETSLTPLTARWWRPQVHQDRRPFLIGRNRIQSAIRAHFARQDFVEVDPSILQVSPGNEAHLHAFSTRALSIDGRALPLHLHTSPEFSCKKLLAAGETRIACFSHVFRNRERGPLHHPEFTMLEWYRVAEAYTVLMRDCSDLLALAAETAGTRRFSFRGMTCDPFAEPERLSVADAFDRFAGIDILASIGADFVPDLDRLAAQLAKAGIRYAPDDSWTDLYSRVLVEKIEPELGRDRPTLLDRYPICEAALARPTEDDPRVAERFELYACGVELANAFGELTDPVEQRLRFEVEMAEKQSRYGETYPLDEDFLEALSLMPAASGIALGFDRLVMLATGAERIDQVLWAPVVEWS, from the coding sequence ATGAAACCTGACCCTGAAACCAGCCTAACCCCTTTGACAGCCCGCTGGTGGAGACCGCAGGTGCATCAGGACCGCCGCCCCTTCCTGATCGGCCGCAACCGGATCCAGTCCGCTATCCGCGCCCATTTCGCCCGCCAGGACTTTGTCGAGGTGGACCCGTCGATCCTGCAGGTCTCGCCCGGCAACGAAGCCCATCTTCATGCCTTCTCGACCAGGGCCCTGTCGATCGATGGCCGCGCCTTGCCCCTGCATCTCCACACATCGCCGGAATTTTCCTGCAAGAAACTGCTGGCGGCCGGCGAGACGCGCATCGCCTGCTTTTCGCATGTCTTCCGCAATCGGGAGCGCGGCCCCCTGCACCACCCGGAATTCACCATGCTGGAATGGTACCGGGTCGCAGAGGCCTATACCGTCCTCATGCGCGACTGCAGCGATCTTCTTGCTCTGGCGGCCGAAACTGCCGGCACGCGGCGGTTTTCCTTTCGCGGCATGACCTGCGATCCCTTCGCCGAGCCTGAGCGGCTTTCGGTTGCCGACGCCTTCGACCGCTTTGCCGGGATCGATATCCTCGCCTCCATTGGTGCGGACTTCGTCCCGGATCTTGATCGGCTGGCCGCGCAGCTGGCCAAAGCGGGCATACGCTACGCGCCGGACGATAGCTGGACCGATCTCTATTCCCGCGTGCTGGTGGAGAAGATCGAGCCGGAGCTGGGCAGGGACCGGCCGACGCTCCTCGACCGCTACCCCATCTGCGAGGCGGCGCTCGCCCGCCCGACAGAAGACGATCCGCGCGTGGCGGAGCGCTTCGAGCTTTATGCCTGCGGCGTGGAACTGGCCAATGCCTTTGGCGAACTCACCGATCCCGTCGAGCAGCGCCTGCGCTTCGAGGTCGAAATGGCCGAGAAGCAAAGCCGCTACGGAGAGACCTATCCCCTGGACGAGGATTTTCTCGAAGCCCTCTCCCTCATGCCCGCCGCCAGCGGCATCGCGCTCGGCTTCGACCGGCTGGTGATGCTGGCCACCGGGGCAGAGCGGATCGACCAGGTCTTGTGGGCGCCGGTGGTGGAGTGGTCATGA
- a CDS encoding D-alanyl-D-alanine carboxypeptidase family protein — MREIFMGLARTPIRSFTACLLFWTMASVPVLASQAQILVDASSRAVLLAKNADMPIRPASLTKMMTLYLTFEALGRGTLSWDERIAVSRAAAGTVPYKLDVPAGGTETVREAVNGIIVLSANDAAIALAERLGGSEARFAGMMTAKARQLKMTDTTFRNATGLTAEGQLTTARDMAVLGLALMQHFPRQFSLFSMKTTQFRGKRLTGHNYMLDLYPGVDGIKTGYTSASGYNVVTSVKRGNRHYVGVAMGYPTDKARDQAMVRLFEDKFGGRSSGGRSDPPAAATGKPALGGAVGLY, encoded by the coding sequence ATGCGGGAGATATTCATGGGCCTGGCACGCACCCCGATCAGGAGCTTTACGGCTTGTTTACTCTTTTGGACGATGGCGAGTGTGCCGGTTCTGGCCAGTCAGGCGCAGATTCTGGTCGATGCATCGTCGCGCGCCGTCCTGTTGGCCAAAAATGCGGACATGCCTATCCGGCCAGCCTCGCTGACGAAAATGATGACGCTCTATCTGACCTTCGAGGCGCTTGGCCGTGGAACACTCTCCTGGGATGAGCGTATCGCTGTGTCGCGGGCTGCGGCCGGCACGGTACCGTATAAACTGGACGTGCCGGCGGGAGGGACAGAGACGGTTCGAGAAGCGGTGAACGGCATTATCGTCCTCTCCGCAAACGACGCGGCCATTGCGCTTGCGGAGCGCCTGGGCGGCAGCGAGGCGCGTTTTGCCGGAATGATGACGGCAAAGGCGCGGCAGCTGAAAATGACAGACACCACATTTCGCAATGCGACCGGGCTGACCGCCGAGGGCCAGTTGACCACTGCCCGTGACATGGCCGTGCTCGGCCTCGCGCTGATGCAGCATTTTCCGCGCCAGTTCTCGCTGTTTTCGATGAAAACCACGCAGTTTCGCGGAAAGAGGCTGACCGGGCATAATTACATGCTGGATCTCTACCCGGGGGTGGACGGGATCAAGACCGGCTATACAAGCGCATCCGGGTATAATGTCGTCACGTCCGTCAAACGCGGCAACCGGCATTATGTCGGGGTCGCCATGGGATATCCGACGGACAAGGCTCGCGACCAGGCCATGGTCAGGCTCTTTGAGGACAAGTTCGGCGGCAGGTCGTCCGGAGGGCGGTCAGATCCTCCCGCGGCAGCGACAGGAAAGCCGGCTCTCGGTGGGGCCGTCGGCCTCTACTGA
- a CDS encoding lysine-2,3-aminomutase-like protein has protein sequence MTAARTLKTPADLAAAGLLPADRLEDAAAVAHRYAIAVTPAMAALIDTADPADPIARQFLPDARELATTPEERADPIGDSAHSPVKGIVHRYPDRVLLKAVHVCPVYCRFCFRREMVGPAGDGTLSPDELQACFAYIRSHPQIWEVILTGGDPLVLSPRRLGEIMREIAGIAHVQIVRIHSRVPIVDPALVNGELIQALKACGKTVYVAIHANHPREMSLDARNACARLADAGISLISQTVLLRGINDDADILAQLMRRFVENRIKPYYLHHPDLAPGTSHFRLDIEEGQALVAALRGRVSGLCQPTYVLDIPGGFGKAVIAASAVRRDDEDADIMGIEGTGAEGKMGRSGKAGAYTVRDYRGREHAYPPSSA, from the coding sequence ATGACGGCGGCCCGCACGCTCAAGACTCCAGCCGACCTTGCCGCAGCGGGACTTCTGCCGGCGGATAGGCTTGAAGACGCCGCGGCCGTCGCGCACCGCTACGCCATTGCCGTGACGCCCGCCATGGCTGCGCTCATCGACACCGCCGATCCTGCGGATCCCATCGCCCGCCAATTTCTGCCCGATGCCCGGGAGCTTGCCACCACGCCGGAGGAACGAGCCGATCCGATCGGCGATTCCGCCCATTCTCCCGTCAAGGGGATCGTCCATCGGTATCCGGACCGGGTGCTGCTGAAGGCCGTGCATGTCTGTCCGGTCTATTGTCGGTTCTGCTTTCGCCGGGAAATGGTCGGCCCGGCCGGCGATGGCACGCTCTCGCCGGACGAGCTTCAGGCATGTTTTGCCTATATCCGATCGCATCCGCAGATCTGGGAGGTGATCCTGACGGGCGGCGATCCCCTTGTGCTGTCGCCGCGGCGGCTTGGAGAGATCATGCGGGAGATCGCCGGCATCGCGCATGTCCAGATCGTGCGCATTCACAGCCGGGTTCCGATTGTCGACCCCGCTCTGGTCAATGGAGAGCTGATCCAGGCCCTCAAGGCTTGCGGCAAGACGGTCTATGTCGCGATCCATGCCAACCACCCGCGGGAGATGAGCCTGGATGCGCGCAATGCCTGTGCGCGTCTGGCGGATGCCGGCATCAGCCTCATCAGCCAGACCGTGCTGCTGAGAGGCATCAATGATGATGCCGATATCCTTGCCCAGTTGATGCGCCGCTTCGTCGAGAACCGCATCAAGCCCTATTACCTGCATCATCCCGATCTTGCGCCCGGAACCAGCCATTTCCGCCTCGACATCGAGGAGGGGCAGGCCCTTGTTGCGGCTCTGCGCGGGCGTGTGTCGGGTTTGTGTCAGCCGACTTACGTGCTCGACATTCCCGGCGGCTTCGGCAAGGCGGTGATCGCCGCAAGCGCGGTGCGCCGTGACGACGAAGACGCAGACATAATGGGCATCGAAGGAACGGGCGCAGAGGGCAAAATGGGCAGATCGGGCAAAGCCGGCGCCTACACGGTTCGCGATTATCGCGGCCGGGAGCACGCCTATCCTCCGTCTTCGGCATGA